The proteins below are encoded in one region of Streptomyces sp. NBC_00490:
- a CDS encoding carbohydrate ABC transporter permease, giving the protein MNLVRARARSFVRRPWRLAAEASALLIAVVVAFPLYWMVLSAFKPAGEIESAEPRPWTLSPSLDSFRRVFGQQDFGRYFVNSLVVACTVVIASALIAFLAATAVTRFRFRFRTTLLIMFLVAQMVPVEALTIPLFFLMRDFGQLNTLGSLILPHIAFSLPFAIWMLRGFVKAVPEALEEAAYIDGASRARFLWQILFPLVFPGLVATSVFSFISAWNDFLFAKSFIISDTSQSTLPMALLVFYKPDEPDWGGVMAASTVMTVPVLVFFVLVQRRLVSGLGGAVKD; this is encoded by the coding sequence GTGAATCTTGTACGAGCCCGGGCGCGGTCTTTTGTGAGGCGTCCGTGGCGGTTGGCCGCCGAGGCGTCCGCGCTGCTGATCGCGGTGGTCGTCGCCTTCCCCCTCTACTGGATGGTGCTGAGCGCCTTCAAACCGGCCGGGGAGATCGAGTCGGCCGAGCCGCGGCCCTGGACGCTTTCGCCCTCCCTGGATTCCTTCCGGCGCGTGTTCGGCCAGCAGGATTTCGGTCGGTATTTCGTCAACAGCCTTGTCGTGGCGTGCACGGTGGTGATCGCCTCCGCACTGATCGCGTTTCTCGCGGCGACCGCGGTGACCCGATTCCGCTTCCGCTTCCGGACCACGCTGCTGATCATGTTCCTGGTGGCGCAGATGGTGCCGGTGGAGGCACTCACCATCCCTCTCTTCTTCCTGATGCGGGACTTCGGTCAGCTGAACACGCTGGGCTCGCTGATCCTGCCGCACATCGCCTTCTCGCTGCCCTTCGCGATCTGGATGCTGCGGGGGTTCGTGAAAGCGGTGCCCGAGGCGCTGGAGGAGGCCGCGTACATCGACGGGGCGAGCCGGGCGCGATTCCTGTGGCAGATCCTTTTCCCGCTCGTGTTCCCCGGGTTGGTGGCCACGAGCGTGTTTTCCTTCATCTCGGCCTGGAACGACTTCCTGTTCGCCAAGTCGTTCATCATCAGCGACACGTCCCAGTCGACGCTGCCGATGGCCCTGCTGGTCTTCTACAAGCCGGACGAGCCGGACTGGGGCGGCGTGATGGCGGCGTCGACGGTGATGACGGTTCCGGTGCTGGTGTTCTTCGTACTCGTACAGCGACGGCTGGTCTCGGGGCTGGGCGGAGCGGTAAAGGACTGA